The DNA segment AACTACCTGCTCAACTGCCGAGTGACAGGCATTGCCCACCGACGAAGCGACGACGCCGAACTGGAACTTCAGTTCGTGCTCGATGTGGCCAACCAAGTCTCCGGCGTCACGCCCGCTCCCTACACGCCGCCCGAGCAGCCGACCTACGATGCCGACCCGATGCCCTTCGAGGCTGTATTCGTCTTGCCCGTCGAGTTATCCGGTGTGGCTGAGCCCGAGATGGCACTGGCCCATCTCGGCGTGCGGGCGCACAGCCTCATCACGGGCTACAACGTTTTTCATTCCACCGATGACCTCAACTATGCCTTCCTCTCACAGGCTCGGTTCTTTGCTGTCACCGGCACGCTGACGGCCGATCTTCTCGAAGACGGGGCAGATGCCGTGATCGACGCGCACGCCGTTGACCGGGCCACGTTGGCCACCCAGACGCCGTCACAGGCCGACGCCGACACCGTGCTCATGTTCCTCGGTGACGAAATCCTTTCCGTGGAAGGCTACGTGGTGGGCGCGGACGGCACCGTGTCCCTATCCAACTTGCGACGCGGACGCTTTGGTACGCTGGCCGTGGACCACGAAGTGGGGGAGCGGGCGTTTCTCATTCGGCGTGAACACCTGCATGTGCTGCGCAAGGACGCCTTCCAGCAGGACAGCTCCCATTACTTCAAAAGCACCTCTTACACGATCGCCAAGGAACAGGACATCGCCACCGCGCCTGTCCTGCCGCTGGAGATCCCCGAGCCTCTGGTTGACAATCCCACGTAAGAGTAACCTCAACCCAAGGATCATTATGGACCCGGTCATCACGGAAATGGCGGCAAGCGCCGTCGCAGGCGGACTCTTTCAGGGAGTTTCGGAAGTCTTCAAGCTCGGACAGGGCTTCATCACCACGCTACGCGATGTGGCGATTTCCAATAACGAACAGGCCCGCAAGAACGCGGAGCTGAACAACGCGAACGCCAATGCCGCCGCCAAGCGCACTCAGCCCTGGCTCACGGCGACACTGGCCATCATCGTGATCGTGGCGGCTTTTCTGCTGCCGTTCATCGCCGGTTGGATGGACATGCCCACCCAGATCGTCAGCAACGAAGAGCCGTTCTCCATGCTCTGGGGCCTGATCACCTTCGGCGGCGGCAAGATCGTCACCCAAGCTCAGGGCTTTGTCCAGGGACCGGAGTTCTGGAGCACCGTTCGCATGGTCGCAGGCTTTGTCTTCGGCGTGAAAGCCGTCTCCACCGGCAGCCGGTTGTTCTAATCGGTGTCCGTCAGTCCACCTTAATTGTCACGTTTATGAGTTTTTGGTTTGGTGTTAGTCGTTTTTAATGCCCCTACTGCTTACGGAGGAGAGGACTGCTTGCTAATGGCCTTGGGCGTCAGGGGATCGCTTTGCTAAGTTGAGGAGAGGGAGAGATATTCTTCAAGCGGACGGGCAGGGCATATGCCGGATTGTTGAAGTACCACCTGATAGGTGCGGACTGCTTCTTTCGAGGCGATTTATTCGTCGGTGATATGTCACAGGCATTCATGAAAGCCAGCAACAGCCAGACCTTCGCTCGTACGGCGGACGGAAGAAAACCCATCTGGTTTCGCATTTCCCCGAGAGCTATTCATGCGTCTACCTCCGTTTCTGTCGTGTCAGTGAAGCATGCTTTTACAGCTACGAATGCTTCTTTGGGGCGGCGATATTCGTCGAGCGTTCCCTTATTGTTGAATGTGCGGGGTCGCATCAGCGACCTCCCGCCGCTGTATGTTCGCACGTCGCTGAAGTGCCAGAGCAGAATGCCGCTGTAGCGGGGAATGTCGAGGACTGCCTCAATGGCCGCTTTCAGATGACGGGCCTGATAAGACTCCGTGAAAAAATCCCCGTGGGCGTCACGCCACCCGTAGAGCCCTTCGGCTCCGATTTCGGAGATGACCACCGGTTTGTCGGTAAGACCGCGTTCGTCCACCGAGGCGACAATCTCCTCCAGTCGCGTGCGGATAAGGGCCAGCGGTTTGTCTGCCTGTTCACAACCATACCAGCCCGGATAGGTGTTGACGCTGATGAAGTCCACCAGATCAAAGTACTGATCGGTGAATGCATACATCGATGCGAAGGTGATCAGTCGCTGCGGGTCTTCCGCGCGCAGAAGAGCCACGGTTTCCTCCATGACCGGACGCACGTAATCCGAGTCGGTGCCCGCTTCGTTCAGAAACCCCCAGCAGAATACGCAGGGGTGGTTGTAGCTTTCTCGCACCATGGAGAGGAGAGCCTGACGATGGTCTTCGACGAATTTTGCGCTGGCAAAGGTTTTTTCCCGCTGGCCCCAGCCTAGATTTTCCTCCCAGACAAGTAGGCCGAGTTCGTCGCAGAGATCAAGGAAGCGCTGGTCCTGCGGGTAATGCGAACCGCGGACGCAATTGCATCCCATCGCCTTCATCCACTGTATATCCGAGAACATTTGGGAGGGCGGGGTGCACGGGCCGTAGTTGGGGTGCCATTCGTGGCGGTTGACCCCCTTAAGAACCAGTGGCTCGTCGTTAAGCCACAGTCTGCCATCCCGTGCCTGGATTCGCCTTAGGCCAAAGCGGACGAGTCGACTGTCCTGCTCTTTGCCGTCCTTGTCTTGCAGAAGGATTTTTAACTGGTGCAACTCTGGCGCTTGCGGGGACCACAGGCGTGGCGAGGGAACGCGCAGATCGAACCGGAAAGAGCTATCTGAATCGGTGCGCGCGCGCAGGGATGTAAGAAACTGGCGTTCGTGTCTATCAACGATCACCATGAGATCAAACTGCTTTCCACACGGTTCGCCACCGACTAAAATGTCGACCGTGATAGCACCTGAGCGGTAGTTCTCACCAGGTGTCACTCGGATATCTTCCAGCCACGGCCCTTCGGGCGGACGGATGCGGAGTTTTACCTCACGCAGAATGCCGCCGTACTGATAGAAATCGAAGTACGGCTCGTGCATGGGGGTGATCTCGAAGTTGAATCGGTTGTCAACCAGAACCAGCAGTTCGCGTAAGGAGTGGGGCGACGGCGGAATGCTGACCCGCATAGGTTCGTACCCGCAGGCGTTTTCCCGCAGGAGTTGCCCGTCCACATACACACGGCTCCACAACGACAGCGCTCCGAACCACAACTGGGCCGCGCAACCAGGCGGAATTTCCAGCGAGCACCGGTAGCAGGCTAGCCCCCTTCGACCGGGCAGTGTCACCGACGCGTCGAAGG comes from the Ruficoccus amylovorans genome and includes:
- a CDS encoding glycoside hydrolase family 2 protein encodes the protein MKEPATNRPDFIPASLPTSTSCYTTTNAEYSLNGLWEFIFLGETATDVLPELPQNAWEKVLVPSAFDASVTLPGRRGLACYRCSLEIPPGCAAQLWFGALSLWSRVYVDGQLLRENACGYEPMRVSIPPSPHSLRELLVLVDNRFNFEITPMHEPYFDFYQYGGILREVKLRIRPPEGPWLEDIRVTPGENYRSGAITVDILVGGEPCGKQFDLMVIVDRHERQFLTSLRARTDSDSSFRFDLRVPSPRLWSPQAPELHQLKILLQDKDGKEQDSRLVRFGLRRIQARDGRLWLNDEPLVLKGVNRHEWHPNYGPCTPPSQMFSDIQWMKAMGCNCVRGSHYPQDQRFLDLCDELGLLVWEENLGWGQREKTFASAKFVEDHRQALLSMVRESYNHPCVFCWGFLNEAGTDSDYVRPVMEETVALLRAEDPQRLITFASMYAFTDQYFDLVDFISVNTYPGWYGCEQADKPLALIRTRLEEIVASVDERGLTDKPVVISEIGAEGLYGWRDAHGDFFTESYQARHLKAAIEAVLDIPRYSGILLWHFSDVRTYSGGRSLMRPRTFNNKGTLDEYRRPKEAFVAVKACFTDTTETEVDA